The sequence below is a genomic window from Candidatus Eisenbacteria bacterium.
CCGTCGAGAGCGTCCTGGGGGAGGGTTCCTGCTTCAGCGTCGAGATTCCCCTCGCCCGGGGCCTGACGCGGCATGACGGAGATCTCACCGACATGGCGATGGCGGCATAGGACACGCTCAATGAAGGAGCATCACCGGCAATGACATCCTCACAGGAAGCGACCAGGATCCTCATCGCGGAGGACGATCCCACGAACCAGTATGTCTTTCGCACCATCCTCCGAAACGCGGGTTACGAGGTCACGATCGTGGAGAACGGCCTCCTCGCCCTCGAGACGGCCAGGGAGAGCCCGCCACGCCTCTTCCTCCTCGACATGATGATGCCCGTGATGGACGGCTACGAGACGGCATGGCGGATCATCCAGGACCCGCTCTTCGACGGCATCCCCATCATCGCCCTGACGGCCCGCGCCATGCAGGGCGACGCGGAGCGCACGCTCGAGGCCGGGTGCGACGACTATCTGTCGAAGCCGATCCAGCGCAAGACCTTCCTCGACAAGATCGCCTGCTGGCTGGAGCGCGAGCCCGGCGACTGGATGCCCGCGCGCCTCGCCAAGCGCGTGCCGCAACGCGACGTCGCCTAGGGCGGCCATCCGGCGACCCCGGCCGGCTCGCGGAGCCCCGCGGCCGTTTTGCCCCTTGCCATCTCCCCGGCCTCTTATAGAGAATAGCCGGGTGCCCGACAAGGAGCCCCGGCGGGCGGGGCGGGATGGGATTCAATGGAGGAGGGAAGATGCCGAGCTCCGTAGCAGCATTCATGGAGTATGTGATCGCCAAGAACCCAGGCGAGAAGGAGTTCCACCAGGCGGTCCACGAGGTCATCGATTCGATCTGGCCGTACCTGCAGCAGCACCCCCACTACCTGGAGGCCAAGATCCCCGAGCGGATCGTCGAGCCCGAGCGCGTGATTCTCTTCCGCGTCCCCTGGATGGACGACAAGGGACAGGCGCAGGTGAACAAGGGATTCCGGATCGAGTTCAACTCCGCGATCGGACCTTACAAGGGCGGGCTTCGCTTCCACCCGACGGTCAACCTGAGCATCCTGAAGTTCCTGGGATTCGAGCAGGTCTTCAAGAACAGCCTGACGACGCTGCCCATGGGCGGCGGCAAGGGCGGCTCCGACTTCGATCCGAAGGGGAAGTCGGACATGGAGGTGATGCGCTTCTGCCAGAGTTTCATGACCGAACTCTCGCGCCACATCGGACCCAACACCGACGTGCCGGCCGGCGACATCGGCGTGGGCGGAAGAGAGATCGGCTTCATGTTCGGGCAGTACAAGAGGCTCCGCAACGAGTTCACCGGCGTCCTCACCGGCAAGGGGATCAACTGGGGCGGAAGCCTCATCCGTCCCGAGGCGACCGGCTACGGCACGGTCTACTTCGCCCAGGAGATGCTCGGTACGCGCGGCGAATCGTTCAAGGGGAAGACGGTGGCTGTATCCGGATCCGGGAACGTCGCCCAGTATGCCGTGGAGAAGGTGAACCAGTTGGGCGGCAAGGTCGTCACCCTCTCCGACTCGAACGGAACGATCCACGACCCGAA
It includes:
- a CDS encoding response regulator, which encodes MTSSQEATRILIAEDDPTNQYVFRTILRNAGYEVTIVENGLLALETARESPPRLFLLDMMMPVMDGYETAWRIIQDPLFDGIPIIALTARAMQGDAERTLEAGCDDYLSKPIQRKTFLDKIACWLEREPGDWMPARLAKRVPQRDVA
- a CDS encoding NADP-specific glutamate dehydrogenase is translated as MPSSVAAFMEYVIAKNPGEKEFHQAVHEVIDSIWPYLQQHPHYLEAKIPERIVEPERVILFRVPWMDDKGQAQVNKGFRIEFNSAIGPYKGGLRFHPTVNLSILKFLGFEQVFKNSLTTLPMGGGKGGSDFDPKGKSDMEVMRFCQSFMTELSRHIGPNTDVPAGDIGVGGREIGFMFGQYKRLRNEFTGVLTGKGINWGGSLIRPEATGYGTVYFAQEMLGTRGESFKGKTVAVSGSGNVAQYAVEKVNQLGGKVVTLSDSNGTIHDPNGIDQEKLNYVLDLKNVKRGRISEYAAKYKCEYLEGKRPWVVKCEIALPCATQNEVNAGDAATLVKNGCICVAEGANMPTEPGGIEAFLKSKIMYGPGKAANAGGVATSGLEMSQNSLRLSWTREEVDQRLHNIMKSIHATCVKYGKQPDGFINYVAGANIGGFIKVADSMLDQGLV